CCGCCCTGTACCAGGTGTATGCGGAGAATGATCTGGAGCAGCTTGATTTTGAAACCGAACTCGACTGCGCCATTCTCGGTGACGCCTGCTATAAGGTTATCTGGGACCCGGAGCTAAGAAGTGTTCGCATTACCGCGCCAGATATACAGGGTATCTATGCCTGGTGGGCAGGTGATGATACCTCGCGAGTATGGAGAATAGCCTCAAAGTACAACCTCACCGCCGATATCGTGGAAAGCCTGCATAAAGTGAAGGTTAAGAGTAAATCGGCCAGCGTTATCGAGCTGTGGACAGCCCGCGACTTCGAGCTGTGGATTGACGGCTCTCAGGTGGAGAAGAAGCCCAATCCCTACGGTTTTATACCGTTCGTTATTTACCCTAATCTAAGGGAACCCAAAAAGTTCTGGGGCGCATCAGACCTGTCCCAGATTATGGAGCCGCAGCGCGAGCTTAACCGGGCAACCTCACAGCTGGCCAAAATACTGGAGCTGTCCGGGAATCCCATAGCGGTACTGGAGAACGTGGAGGAAGCGGAAGATATTGCCGTCAGGCCGGGGGCAGTGTGGAATATACCTGAAGATGCCAAAGCCTACCTGCTCGATCTCTTGCAGGGGGGTGGAGTCAGTCTGCATATCGATTATATCAATCTGCTGTACCGGATTCTCCATGATATATCGGAATCGCCGAGGGTGGCTTTCGGCGGAACGGAGAGGGACCTGTCCGGGGTAGCCCTGGAGATTGAGCTGCAGCCGCTGTTGCAGAAGGTGAGGCGGAAAAGGCTTATCCGGACGGCGGCTTACAACCGGAGGAATCGCCTTATTCTCAGGCTGTTGGAGAAATACCGGGGCGAAGATTACGGCGATAACTACTTGCGAATGACCTGGGGACCGCTGCTGCCGCAGG
The window above is part of the Dehalococcoidales bacterium genome. Proteins encoded here:
- a CDS encoding phage portal protein, encoding MNESFSPAELAQRDAGRIRGYRDFLDFYHGVHWESREKRGEKHLTFNYAKVFVDKVTSYLMSGVNFVVEPAEDLDEARARAQRAETALYQVYAENDLEQLDFETELDCAILGDACYKVIWDPELRSVRITAPDIQGIYAWWAGDDTSRVWRIASKYNLTADIVESLHKVKVKSKSASVIELWTARDFELWIDGSQVEKKPNPYGFIPFVIYPNLREPKKFWGASDLSQIMEPQRELNRATSQLAKILELSGNPIAVLENVEEAEDIAVRPGAVWNIPEDAKAYLLDLLQGGGVSLHIDYINLLYRILHDISESPRVAFGGTERDLSGVALEIELQPLLQKVRRKRLIRTAAYNRRNRLILRLLEKYRGEDYGDNYLRMTWGPLLPQDVVKLVTNEQVLVQTGIHSRRRAMDELGVKDPEMEFKRWLEERVHPQHE